The segment TGAAGACTGGGAAGGGTCCTGCCACTGTGAAAACTATAGCTGGTACCATGTCTGTGATTCTACTATCAAGCCTTATGAGCATTGTTAAGATCCAGAACAAGGGTGCAAAGCTTGGAACCATGTCACCCATGGATCAGGTTTTATGGAGGACCCATTTGCTTGAGGCTTCACTCATGGGTATGTCTTCTATTTTTTCCTTCTgtgatttcttgtttgtttatttcactgtttagaattttaatttttctttgcttttaatGCTGCACAGCAATATGGTTTTAGATGGAAAAAATTGAGGTTTCTAATTAATAGCTTTGATAGCttgacaaaaaattattaattatgtgGGGTAAGTATGAGCAAAATTAGgcattttaatttcaatttattttcatattttcataTTATGTGGAGAAAGTATGATTAAAATGTGTGGACTATTTTGAGATTGTGGTTGAAATATGATAAGAGTGTAGCTCTGTGCCAATGACCCTTAGGTCAGTTGCCACCTCCTGGTCTCCCCAACTTaatgtagcaaaaaaaaaagtgtagctCTGTGACCAAATTGATGTGAGCCAGGATGTTGAGAAATGGCATGTAATTTTACAATTATGTGTGGCCCAGGAGTAGAGCCAGTAGACTGGAAAAAGTAGGAGTTCTCTTGTATAATTGCAAGGGAAAGAGTAATTATGCTTGAAAGAAAAGTAACTAGAACAAATAGGCACTAAACGTAAAGACTATGCTCAGAGGATGAAGCCGGATAAGTTAAAATCCCCAGCTTGTACTTAAGGTCTTGGTTCTTCACTTAGCCAGAAATATCCCTGTTGGTTGTCAAAAAGATTTATGGCATATAGCGGTTAAGAATTGCTGCTGGATCCCCATTTTTGTATTGACAGTAAGTTATGATCTGTTGATTGCTAGAGAAAGAAACTTTGTCCAGAAGTAGAGTAGgcaagagaaatttttttttttttttttgataggtaatgagaaattttatttagaaaaaagagCCAACCCaagtacattggggatgtactgTGGGggcaaaaatcaaaaaccaaaattacaatgatcaagtaacaaaaagggaaaaacaagaaaaatgtgacAGAGCCACACTCCATACAAGGAGAGTATGTAAGAAAAAGGACTTAATCTCTAGCAAGGACCGTTTCAATCCCTTAAAGCATCTAGCATTTCTTTcactccaaatacaccacatcaagcaatgTGGCACAAGTCTCCAAAAATCTATATTGCAATGTCCCCTGAATTTACCTTGCCAAGACTTAAACAACTCAATTACCTTATGTGGCATAACCTAATGAagtccaaacaaacaaaacatttcGAAGACCACAGCTCAAAAGCTATGGGGCAATGAAGTAGAAGATGATCCATCGACTCTCCACACCTCTTACACATGTAACACCAATCAAGAACAATAAAGAATCTTACCCAAAGAAGCTGACCATGAAAAGAAAACCACCCTTGGAGGAACCTTCGATTGCCACACCAATCTCCAAGGGAAAGAAAGAGTAGGAGGGtagaaagaaagatgaaaacctctaacctcaaaacctctaCTCCTTGCTGGCTTCCAACAAACCTTATCAGGACCAACCCTCCGCACTTTCCAAGAGTAAACAATGTCCATAAACCGGTCAAAAGATTCTTCCTCCCAATCCTGCGGTGAACGAcgaaaataaaaattccaatgAATCATCCCACCAGACCAACACATAACCTTTGCCACTAAAGAGTCCCTTGCCCTACTAAGACAGTAAAGATCTAGAAAAGTGTCTTTGAGAGTAAAATCCCCACACCACACATgcttccaaaacttcactctagtacCATCACCCACATCATACTGCAGGAGTTTAGAGAAGGTCAACCAGCCACTTCTAACCGCTTCTAATAAATCTCCAGAGGCTAACACCATATGCACTTGTCTCCTTTTTCATGCACCAACCACCCCAAACATTCCCATATTTCGCCAAAGCTAAAGCTGAAAAAATTGAGGCTAACACCATATGCACTTGTACTTAAGGTCTTGGTTCTTCACTTAGCCAGAAATATCCCTGTTGATTGTCAAAAAGATTTACGGAATAAAGCAGTTGAGAATTGCTGCTAGATCCACGTTTTTGTATTGATGGTATAGTAATGATCTATTGATTGCTAGCGAAAGAAATTTTTTCCAGAAATAGAGTAGGCAAGAGAGTAAAGAAtcagaaaagtaaaaaaataaaaaaagagaaaaaggaaaacaaaaatgaaaaaaaaaatcttgggaATTAAGAAACTGTATTTTTATCTGATGAAATAGCACAAGGTATTGATTCCATTCCTAGGCCGTGAGTCTGTATGCTGGTTAGTCATTTGCTGGAATCAATGAAATACTTCACCTTGTGGTTGTTGCCAGACCCCAACTTCTCTTGTGCCCATAGACAGTCCTGTCTTAGAATGGAGTACATCAGGCCAGTTTCATCCAAAAGAGCCCATGTACTATCCTCTCTTGATAACGTTCTATTGGTGTTTCTAATTCTTTTGTTTATATGTTATTCCTTAGGGCTTAATGTGGAGCAGTTGGAGAGAGGAATGTATGCACTTTTGAGGGAAACGAATTATTGATAGTGCAGCTGAAGTAACTATTTTTGAAATCCCTATATGAGTGGCCAATGAGCTCTTGCTCAATTGGCACCTCTTCCCCTTGCAAGTctaggtggagggtgagatcgtgggttcaagacccattgggtCCGTGTGcaaattaccaataataataatagaaagaaATCCCTATATGAGAGGACATTGACTACAAGTCCTTTCTCTTCCCTGAACTTTATTGAATTCCTATCTCATTTGAATTTTAGATGATAGTTTacttatatttatttctttttggctCTTCTGTTCTATACTTCCAATGTACATAATGGTACCCCTTTTTGcactttttaaatgaaatttagttGCTTATAAAAAAGGCACAAAATTCTTTTCATGTTTGAAATCTAaccaatttttttcatctctaaaatttaaaaagttctATTTATGTccttgaaaatttaaaatgccCATGATTTTGTCATTGTCCACTTTTGTTAAGGTTTTTGTTAGCGTGGCCAACAGAATATATGTTTTAGagatgaaaatagaaaatgaactaaatttcagaaacaaaatgaatataatttaggttttatttttgaccCTGAAATATCATCAAGGTTCTAATTTTATCCCTTCTGTCAAACATGCTGGCAAAAAACTTAATGATAGTGGACGGAAGGATGAAATGCAGAACATTTTCAACTTTAAGGATGATAGCATGGGCTATATTCCAAGGATGAGACAGATATTTtaactggaaaagaaaaagaaccagGTCTAGTACTAATGCTTTGTTCCTAAACTATTATAAGATTAGTAAAGCTTCTAATTTCTAACCAAAACAATTAAAGcataacaattttgttttttctttttaattgcgAAAACGCTGGGTTTGAAATTGGTCTCAAGTTCCTAGGGTAGTATTGTTGAAGATTTGAAGCTATATATATGGGTTTTGCTTCTAGGGATTTTCTGGCATTGGTCAAAAGCTACAAGGGGTCAATGACATGGGAAGTGTGTTTATTGAGCCTTTTGGTTGGAGTGTATCTGCAGTAGCAAGAGCTTGAACCTCCCGTGAAGTTTGTAGTAAATCCTAGGAATATTCCTTCCCCATAGTACAGTGGTTTCAATGTTGTTGAGTATGGGATCTTGACTAGCCTGGCTCTCTTAATGTGATTCATTCATAAGTTCTGCTCGGTGATGTATATAATTGTTTGGAATTGGCTTTATGCTTAATCCTTTTACTGATCCATCCAAGcttggtttttgtttgaatCTTCGTGAATAGTGAATTGGTTGGTATCTTTGTCCATGGATTTGTTAAGTGAACCATGTATACCAtgtgttttgtttcttatgTGTTCCTAGTTTGTTGAATTCTCTTGATTTCCATGCTTTTTCTGGCAGGATATGAGTGTTTTGTTCTATGTTTTAgaaatttagttaaaattaattgtATGATTTGGAAATAGAGGCCAGAAGCCGTAATCTGACTAACGTAAGTCATGAATTTGACCAGTAATGCTCCCTTGTACTTGCACATTATGTTATGTTATGTCACATGTGCAGTACGCCTTTATGtattaatgaaattgttttagATTAAATGACCAAATTCACCATTTTGTActagtttaattatttaagacaattggtaatttgtcATGGTATCATTGGGTCATGCCATGTGGGGTTGTGGATCTTATAGCAAGTTGGTCAGGCAGGAGTTGTAGACTCAAAACTAAGTTGCTTTGGAGTATGATGCCTCATTTTCTTATGTGGGTCAtatggagggagaggaatacACTTACTTTTGAAGGGGGTGAAAGGTGAATTCATGAGTTGAAGCTTTTCTTCCTTCAGACTTTGTTAGAATGGGCAAATGCTTCAGGTTTCGTTACCTTCATGTCTCTTCCTGACATGCTTGGATTGAGTGAGACAGAAAGACGTGATCTTGCAATGGAGGAATGTCGATTATCAGGCCATTTTCCTTTATCATTTGACAATATCTTTCATCACCCTCTCTTATCATTAATGACATGCCAAAAAACGTAGAAAAATGGGCAAATCAACTAAAGACCTCTAAACATAGGAAGCTTGCCTTCATGCCTACACCCTTAGCCAAGTCATCATTCCTCAGACAGTCAATCGCTTCTCTCTTGATCATTATGCTTAGTCACCAACAGCTTCTTATGAAAGGGGAGCttctaattcttatatatatatatatatatatatacaagaattAGAAGCTAAGGGGGCTAGGAATAGCCATCGACCGGAAGCAGTGCAGAAATAGGAGGAGAGCTTGTCTCAGCAAGTGATTGGGCTTGCTACCTTCCTAACCCGCTGACATAGGCATAAGCTGacctttttcaatttcaatgaagtttattacttatcaaaaaaatttatcatggtatcaaaACAAGAGGTTTTGGATTCAAATCCTGTCTCCATCTTAAATCCCATTTATAGAATTCCCATGTGTTTGGCCCTCATTTAATAAGGCCAGTTTAGGCCACACGGAAGGGAGAGTGTTAGATTAAATGATTAATTCACCATTTTTTAACAGCTAAAGTTTTTAACACAATTGATAATTGATCAGAAATGGTGATGTAACCATGAATACATGAGGATATACTTTGTATTTTCCACTTTTGTAGGCAGTGTTCCTGTGTTGCATCAACAATTGATAATTGATCAGAAATGGTGATGTAACCATGACTACATGAGCATATACTTTGTATTTTCCACTTTTGTAGGCAGTGTTCCTGTGTTGCATTAACTTGAAGTGTGAATAAATGGAGAAGCTTGAGTTAAACTTAAAAACCTATGAGATAATCaaactctattttattttatatcattaaGGCAAGCCAAAAATAAGCTTCTCAAGTAAATATATGATTGTTTTATATTCACTTCAAGCAAATATCACTGCACTAAATTAAcaagtgattttatttttgagaggAAAATTAATGAGTAATTTAGGATCAATTTATTCCTTATAATTATTTGAAcgttctaaaaaaagaaaagaaaaatcttttctCAACTATGTAAATTTGATTGCTATTTCTTAGTATTATCTGCTGTTCcccaattattatataaattacctgtcactctttttatttttattttattttattttttctctctcggACACTGAAATTCAAAGAGAAACTATTGTTTCTATGATTGTCTTAAACTACTTCTATGTACCTGTAATCCAAGGAAACCTTAAGCCCTCCATCAAATGGAAATTTAATGCAGATCTCTAATAACAAAGAGTCCATACCAGCCAAAGTTGCTGCACCTTGACTTACATTTCCCACTTAATGCTTTATCTCCAAAGCATTGATGTTCTTTCATTCATGTCTAACCATGTCAAAGGAACTCTTAACTGTAATGGTTACAACCTGCAGTGATGCTAGATCAGTCTAAAagtcatgattaaaaaaataattgttaactTTATGGTGGAACTGCAGCGTGTATGTACTATTTTGAAAATGCGTTTTAGTCATGGTCATGATAGCCAGAGTGTATGACTAATTGGTTGAAAGGCCACATAACACCTATCATTTATGGCTGATGTGATACCCTGGATTGCTTatattgtatttaattgtttgAGTGTGTGTGTATTGAGTTTCACATCAGGCACATATTAAGTGGATCTAGGCTATATAAGTGATTACGAGGGGTCTCAATTGTAATTTGACTAGTTCTTTTAGGATATAGCACAGATGTTAATATTTTCCTAGAATAGTGACAAATGGTAGCAGAATGAACCTAGTAATGCTATGTGGCTTGGTTGAACCACAACGTGACGTGAGCCCTGACTAGAATGCCATGGATTTTAAGTGGAGGGAGATTGTGATATCCTAGATTGTTTGAATTGTCTTGATTGATTTGTATCAGTGTGTTGTGTGGCTGTGTGGTGAGTCCCCTATCCGGCATGTGCTAGGTAGATTTATATAAGCGATTATGAGGAGCCCTTTTTGTGacactcaaaaataaatgttaatacATTGTTATTCTAACATCTAAGCAAGATGGCCACACATGTTGTTTGGGAGGAGTcaaccataaattttttatcaGCACATTACACGGTCATGCAGTGGGtgttgaacccatgacctcactcATTAAATGTTCCTTCAAAGGATTCCACAGAAATTtcataccctttttttttggttgataattaaCTTATAAAGGAAAAGTTATTTATCTTACTTCCATCAGTTTGATGTGAGGGTTCTGTGGTCACAATATGAAAGGCCAATAAACATTTACAAGAATGTAAATGCTAAATGTTAGTTTAATGCTATTCATTCATTTGCATGTTTGTATATAAGGCATATGTGTGCATATATGTATATGACTAAGGAGTCAATAGTCATTTGgtgcaaaaataaattgatagtGAAGATGCTACCCTACATGTGCAATCTTAATgatctcaaaaatatatatagtaaagtAGGAGCTAGGTGGGATGTCTTGTTTGACATTCTAATATTATAAAAGCTATACAGGGAGGGACTAGCCCCATCTACTTGTGAGGATTTAAATTAGGTGGCTACCTATATGACCATATGCTCATCTAGATTACAAATTGATTGTTGGTGGCTTCTGATTTATGCAAACTATTATTTGGCTTTAGGAAATGACTAGTTTCATTGAAGTTACTGTCTACCGCTTACTTTTGGATGATTGCATTCCTCAAAATTATGAGGTTTACATAACTAAAATCTTGTTTGAATAATGCTGGATGTTTTCTTTCGCCATTGGCTAAGCGATTGAATAATGCAGTTTCATTACATATGTTAATGTAATTTCTTAACATCCATAAAACATAAGTTGTGGTTAGAGGCAACTGTTCTTAGTTTTGAGCGCCGTTTGCCAATTTGAGCTTCTCTGGTTTTGTACAATCACCAATCAGAGCATAGCACATGTTTTGGAGCACGCTGTTCTTATTGACCAAAATACAGCGAGCAATAAGCTGATTGTAAATTTTCCTTCATTAGCAAGAAATGCTTCTCTTGCGGTAATGTATGCTTTAATTTCCTTTCAGATTGGTCCGACCAGTGTTTTCTGAAAGCCTGAATTTGATTTGCAGGTTTTACCCTATTTCTTGGATTCATAATTGACCGTATGCATCACTATCTCCAAAAGCTTATTGGATTGAGGAGTAgcgtgggagcttcaaaagagGAAGTTGAAAGGGTTCAGAAGGAAAAGACAGaactcaaagaaaaagaagagaaagcttCCAAGGAGATAAAGCGGCTGCAAGAAGAAATAGCTTCTCTATCAGAGAATTTGAAGAAGGTGAAGCTAGAATCTGAAGAGAAAGATAAGAGAGTTGAATCTGCTGAAAGCCATGTTGCTGCCCTTCAAAAACAAGCCGCAGACCTACTTCTTGAATACGACCGTCTATTAGAAGACAACCAAAATCTTCAGACTCAGGCTATGGGATATAGATAGGACTTAATTCTAAAAGACACCAAGGTTTAGTCTTGGCAGTTAATTTTGGTCACTAGTGACGTTGATGAAAAGTCCCATGTTTTAAGGAAATGGTCTTTATTTATTCGGCCCTGCAGCCCCTGCCATTGGGAAAGTGGATGGAATAGGTTTGTTTTTTGGTCCACTGTTATTGAAATTTTAGTTAGTCCACCTCAATGTTCTAGTTGATAGCCACTATTCTTCTCTTTCAGTTATCTGGAACAGATATCATAattttgtttactaattttttcTGTGAGATAAATGTTACTAGTCTGAGGTTTGGTTAAGTATCAGTTAAAAGGGTGTTAGTGATTTAAATACAACAAATGCAaatagaaagaacaaaaaaatgaaagataaatGTAATTAACCATTGAAAAGAATGAACTAAGTTGCATCAATGGAAGAAGTGATTATGGTAGATTTTGTGCTTGGACCTATCGGTATCCAAGTGTAGAATGCAAAAATACTTGAAAATCTATGCCACCAGACTTATTCCTTTgataagagaaaaatatttgggtatccatttttttttttttttttttttttttttttctttgagggTATGGTATATTTTcgaatgttttaatttttatcacatctttataaatatttaaaaaaaaaaaaaaaaattaagactaAGAACTTGAAATAACGATATTGAACAAATTGGGCACCCTACGGTCCCTACCTCTCATAGGTACCATCGAAGAGCCTTTTGATGAGTAGATGGAAATGTAAGAAAATGGTTGTTTTGATGATGCTTAAAGCTTAATGTgttctctctcatttttgtaATATGATTTTCCACAAAATCATCTTATCAAAGTTGTCGTTACTAACTTACTATCgggaaattatgaaaaatatgagtAGTTTATCTTcaattatatagtatatataggGCCAAAAGTCTTATAACTCCCTTAACTTCTCTAAGGAGACCAAGATATTTATAGCATATTAGCATGTCTAGGTGTTATGTATCATGCATCCTAGCATCTCAAGACAACAAGATTctacaaataacaaaattgagGAATTTTGTGAATTTCATTATATGGAGAGCAAAATTTGACCCCCTAAATATGGTTGTTTATTTATAAGCAATGAAgaattgtaataataataaaaaaaacaaatttgaaaggTGACTTGTACCTTCATTGCCAAAGAAAATGCACATTTGAAAGGTCACTTATGCTGAAACAAATACTCTAAAATGTTGTCAAGGCTCTCttgtttttctacaaaattttctagtaaacttgttttttttttcttgcaattttttcttGAGTGTATGACCCTTCTTACTCAAGTAAATTCttcaataatagaaaaaaaaaaaaaaaaattcagactAAAAGTCTCACTTATCTCTCACTCAAGCAAGATCTTTACAGAAAGTTGCTTGTCCTTTGCTGGAGCAGAACTTAAATCACTTGAGCAAAACTAAATTTTgctagagaaaatttaattcttGATCAAGtgagattttgaaaaaattcaatttaattttacattaaaattcTATTCTTCAAATTACAGCCATGTATAACTTCAATGTGGTAAAGGGTAGGAAATATCTATCCCAAGATAGATTATAGTAttataaaaatctttttaagtGATTACATAATTAGCATGCATTTGACAACAAACAgaagaaaaacacaaactaCATCACTCTAAATTTATCGTGGTCCATCCCAACAGATTTGATTACATGGGAAGAAGTATATTGTTCATAATCAATGACAATGCTTTCTGTGCGTCCAGTCCTTGCCAGCAACACCAATAACTACTACAACTTCAGTCCTCCCTATTGCAAACCAGCAGAAAGAAATAACACAAGTTAATAAACAAAAGTGGGTCTAGAAATGGACTTATATCTAATTACAAACATCAAGTTTAGATTGAATGAAAACTCAAATGCATATTGACTCAGCCAGAACCACTTCTTAATTAAAGTGACATACATATGAAATCAACCAATGTTTAGTCCAAGGTAATATAGGATACTAAGGATAGTATGTAAACTTTggaaattttgattgaaaagaaagttaaacaaagcaaatacatcaatttggatatgataaatttttgaCTGTTAGAAGTATTTGtccatcaaaattttgaaaaaaattctaaattctaaatacttaatacacacacacacacacacaagattTTATTAGAATTTTGCCCCCTAGCCCTAACATAGATCTGCCAATGCAGGTGCCATTGCAGGAAATTCTGGAAGCAGGACTGAGTTTACTGAAAGACTCCCAGCAAGCCAACATGTGAGGCCAGCTGTGATAAACCCAACTGGTTGTCCTGATATGATGGGGCTAATGAACTAAGAATATAGGCAGTTTTAGTTTGTAGCATGTCACAAAGAAGGGCTGTAACTCTATGGTGTGGAACATGGTATATTAGTTCAACAATCAGTACCCTAATGTTATATTTACACATGTAATCTTTTCAATTACAACTATgcttatttttttcctcaatacTATCAATCATCAATTAATAAAGAAGCCATGTAGTGCCTTACTGTTTGCTTGAACTCTGAGTATTATCACGCTGTTATGAAAAGAAGCCCACACTTCTACACTGCCAAGCTCAGGCAACAACATGCACCTTTCAGCTTCAATGTAACATCCACATCCATTCACCTATATGGAACAACATGATATTGATTTCCAAGTGACAGACAAATGAGACAATGAAAAAGTTTCTAATTCCAAACTGTCATCAAGAAATACCTTAGGCTCTATTTTTCTTAATACaacaaacttaaaaataaatcaaacaaaaaagatgGGTTCCTTTCCCTTCCCcctgtttcttaatacattattCTTATTCATCAAACCAAAAAGTTGCATTAGTTTAACTATTGATTTAATTGCGTCTTTACTTCACATATGTATTCAAATATAACAGCATAATGAATCAAGGtctattgtattcaacaagaaAACTTTGCAAATAATTTCATTGCCTGAATCTACCTATTTCTGTAAAAACTAATTAGaagaagcaaaaggaaaaatgtCTTGAATCTACCTTTGAAATGATTGATGAAGTGAGCaaaaaaataacacacacaTGGTTGGCCTGAGAGAAGGCAACCTCTCTGGTGAAAAACAGCcctaattttcttctttccttttgaatacCAAGAGAGCAACAAGAGTATCTACTTTACCCCACAAAATTAATAATCATGAGTGTGCTATCTGTTGCACATATCTTCTTTGATCCAGATAATGCCACAGTTTCTCCTCACCAATAAACTACAAAGTCCAACAACTTCATCGTATCCCGTATGGGGAAACTAGCAGAAATAAGAATCACAAATTACTGAACTCAAATGAAAGCATATATGCCAATGAATTTAAAAacgaaaaatgaaatataaagctacagaaaaaaaatctgtaaaagggagaaaaatatcGGTGACTTACAAAAAATTCAGCTGTACAGATTCATCAAAGCCACCACTTTCACTGGgatttctcttcctctcaatCAATGTTACATTGTCCTTGTGTGCTTAAATTCCCAATCCAATTTCCCAAATGTGGAATGAATCTTTCAATTAGATTAGAGGTACCTTCTCC is part of the Quercus robur chromosome 9, dhQueRobu3.1, whole genome shotgun sequence genome and harbors:
- the LOC126700118 gene encoding uncharacterized protein LOC126700118; translated protein: MIQLLFLVLFAEGVLAFLLLVKIGPLRELVIKSLDQLKTGKGPATVKTIAGTMSVILLSSLMSIVKIQNKGAKLGTMSPMDQVLWRTHLLEASLMGFTLFLGFIIDRMHHYLQKLIGLRSSVGASKEEVERVQKEKTELKEKEEKASKEIKRLQEEIASLSENLKKVKLESEEKDKRVESAESHVAALQKQAADLLLEYDRLLEDNQNLQTQAMGYR